Sequence from the Methanosarcina siciliae T4/M genome:
AGATACGCTGACCCTAACACCCATGCCGAACAAAACCCTGCTGGTTTCCTCCAGTGCGGTTTCGAAAGAACATTCTGCCCTTAAGGCAACTATAGATTACCTTCACTCCGATAGTGCGGAAAATAACCTGAGAATCCTTATTTCTCATTATCTGGTTGGGTATGACGTAATCAGGCTGACCACCAAAAAAGGTTTCAGCGCCTATGACCGTAAATTCATAAAGGACTCTGTGCGCCAGAAACTCATAGGGCTCGAGCTCGTGGAAGAATCCAGAAATGAACTCGTCTTCCAGTGTCTTCTGAACTATAACGACCTCCCTCTCAACCGTGTAATCAAGAACATGTACGGGCTTGTCCTTTCAATGCTTGAGGACTCCATGACCGCCCTTCGGGACCGCAATGTGGAGATCGCAGAGGACGTCATCCAGAGGGACGATGATGTTGATCGGTTCTACCTCCTTGCTGTCCGCCAGCTCAAAGCTTCAATTGAAGACATTGAGCTTTCAGAAAAAATCGGAATCAGACACCCACGGGAGTGTCTTGGCTACAGGCTTATTACCAAGAGTATCGAGCGTGTAGGAGACCACGCAGTAAGGATTGCCAGGAACGTCCTTAAAATGGAGTCCGGAATCAGTAATGATGACCCGATTTTCAAAATGGCTGATCTCTCCACGAAAGTGTTTGAAAGTTCCATAGATTCCATGCAGCAGGAAGATCTCCAGGCTATAAACCAGATCGTTGTTGAAGCCAAGAAAGTTTCACAGTTTGGAGTTTCCCTGGAACAAAGAAGCGGCGAAGGTTCAGGTAGCATCGAACTCAGCATGGTCCTTGAGAGCCTGAGAAGAGTAGCCGAATACAGTGCCGATATTGCAGAAGTCTCAATTAATATGAACATAAAGCAGCTCTAACTCCCGAGTTGCGATTCGGGAGCCCGCGGTCTGTTTCGCTCGCTTCGCTTCGCTCAAGCAGACTACTTTATTGTAGGGTCAGGTGCTTCGCTCAAGCAGACTACTTTATTGTAGGGTCAGGTGCTTCGATCAAGAGGATTAGATCAAATGAAGGGTCTACAGACAGGCTGGCCGAGTCGCTAAATACGGTGGATTTGCCTCATTTTCCGGGGCCAATGGAAATATTTCCCGGGTTAAGGGGAAATTTTCCCTATTATTTTTCTCCAATTTTTCCCTATTTTTCCTGATCATTTTTTCCTAATATTCACTTTTTTCACACAACTGCCTTCCGGAACTGATATGTTCCGAGAAGTACCATAATTCCGGCTCCTACGGTAAGGCCTATGAGCCCGTGAACGGGTATTCCTCCTTCAAACAGCATTCTTGTGCTGTCTATGGCATAGCTGACAGGATTTAGTTTTGCCAGTGTCCTTAGCCAGGTGGGCATGACGTCGTAGGGCATGAGGGCGCTGCTTGTGAAAAAGAGCGGCATGCTGATCATGCTGTTCACGGCTGCATAGCTGTCGTGGTCGCTTAAGTGCAGGCCTATCATGGTCGAGAGGGCAGAGAAAAAGACTGAAAACAGGAACAGGGTAAGGTATATCAGGACTATGTTTATCGGGTTTGATATTCTTACTCCGAGGACGGTGGCTATCAGGAGGATTACGGTTGCCTGCAGCAGACCCCTTATGCTAATAAAGAGGATTTTTCCGTACAGCATGCTTTCCCGGGGGGAGGGCATGGCGAGAAATTTATTCAAAAAACCCAGGATTTTATCAAAAATCATGAGTGATCCGCCCTGCAGGGAGGAAAAGAGGATTGTCATGACAAGGATGCCGGGGGTGATAAACTCAAGATAATTATCGGTAAACTTTGTGGGGAGGGCAAGCCCGACAAATACGAGCCAGGCGGCAGGCATTACAAGGGAGGAAACAACGGTTACCCGGCCCCGGAGCCATTTTACGAGGTCCCTTTCGAAATAGTAGAATACGGCTTTTAAGTAGAATCCTGTTTTTTTCATTATCTCCGCCTCAGAAGGTTTCTGAACTGGGTTGAATTAAACCCTGCCTGCTCTTCAGGGGTCTTGACTTTCTCGAGGAAGACGTCATTGAGAGAGGCATTTTCTCCTATGGAACTTATCAGGTTTTCAGGGGAACCGACAGCTGCTATTTGGCCCTTATCAATAATGGCAACTCTGTTGCAGTACTTTTCTGCCTCTTCAAGGTAGTGTGTGGTCATGAAAATGGTCATCCCTTCGGCTTTCAGCATCCTGATATGTTCCCATATTTTCTTTCTGCCGTTGACGTCCAGGCCGAGAGTGGGTTCGTCAAGGAAAAGGACTTCAGGCTCGTGCACAAGCGCCTGGGCAAGTTCAAGTCGCCTTCTCATCCCTCCCGAGTATGTTTTGACAAGGTCGCCTGCCCTTCCCGAGAGGGCCATCATCTCAAGAACCTCGTCTACCTTTGAGTTTCGGTTCGGAATCCCGTAGAGTTTTGCATAAAGCAGTACATTTTCCCTGCCTGTGAGTTTTCGGTCCACTGCCATGTCCTGGGGGACATAGCTTATCTTTGACCTCACTTTTTTTGATTCTCTTACAATATCATGCCCGCAGACCTTTGCAGTGCCGCCGCTGGGTTTTAGCAGGGTTGTAAGCATCATGACCGTCGTACTTTTACCTGCCCCGTTGGGCCCCAGGAGGCCGAAAATCTCATTTCCGACGTCAAGGTCGAGCTTATCAACAGCAATCAGGTTTCCGAAAGATTTTGATAATTCTCTTATCTCTATCACAGGTATCCCCTTGCAAGCGCATAAACAGGTCTTAAATCTGCACTATAGTAAATTCCGCCTGTATACATATTGTAAAGCAGCTTTATGAGCACAATACTTATTGCAGCAAAAATACAGACCGCAACCAATGCCTTATCCAATTCCGAAAACTTCAGTTTTTTGAGGTAGGTCCTTTCCGGGTTTGCCCGAAAAGCCCGGCTCTGGATCGAAACTGCAAGGGTGCCTGTTCTCCTTACGCAGTTTGAGAGCGTCGGGGTCAAAATATTAAGGGACGTTTTTACGATCCCTGACCCGAATCTTTTAGGGTTGAAACCCCTGAGCCTCTGGACCGTAACTACGGTTAGGACTTCGGTGATTATTATCGGCAGGAAGCGGACTGCCGTAACCACCATAAAAGCTGCACTGTAAGGGACTTTTAGCCCCACAAGCCCGTTTAGCATATCCCTTGAGTCCGTGGTCCAGCACATAAGAAGCCCGAGGGACAGGATTGAAGCCGATCTCAAGCCCTGAATTGCGCCGTGGTGAAGCCCTTCCGCATATACGAAAAGCCCTCCGTTTGTCAGCCAGCCCAGGACCGGGACATCAGGGCTGACTATGGTAAAAATCACGGTCCTTGGAAGCTGGGAATAAAAAAGGGCCTGAGAGTAGATAGTCCCCCAGATCAAAAGCGTGAGTAATATTGCAAGGGTTTTGAGTTTTATTGCCGGCATCCTTGCAAGCGCAAATCCGGAAAGTATGATCAGAAACAGCAGAAGCATGGTTTCTGGATTGTCAAGGGTTACCGCTACAAAAACCGTGGAGATCAGGATCAGGATCTTTGCCCGCGGGTCCATCCTGTGAATTATTGTGTCCTTAATTGTCGGTTCTGCAATTGATCTGGCACCTATCATATTATCACTCCAGGATCTCTACAGGTCAGCATTTTATCCCTTCGGAATTCATTCCTTCAGAATTCACTCCTTCATAATTTTCCAATTCATCTTTTCTAACTTCATATTTTTTCACTTCAGAACTTCTCCGGGTCAGCACTTCAACAAGTTCCGTGACCGAAAAAGCATCCACTCCAAGACAATTCGCAATCTCGACACCCGGGGGCTGGGTAAGGGAAGCTTGCTTCAGGATTTCGATGTTCTTTATGACCTCTCTCCCTTTTCCATCGGCTATAATCCGGCCCTCATCCATCACAAGGATTCTTGTGGCATAGAGCATTGCAATCTCGATGTCATGGGTACAGAAAACCAGTGTGGAGCAGTTGTCTTTGAAATAATTCATCATATGTTCAATATTTACCCTGTCCTGCCCGGTTGTGGGTTCGTCAAGGAGAATAATCTCGGGATTTATGGAAAGCACCGAAGCAACGGCTGTCCTGAGCCTCTGCCCCCGGCTCAGGGATTGGGGGAGGTCCTGCTTGAGGTCCAGAATCGACATGGCTTCAAGCGAAGTCCTTGTCCTTTCCTCGATATCCTTATACTTTAACTGGACCGGCCCGAAACTGGCCTCTTCCTCAACCGAATCACAGAAGAGCATGAGATCAGGGTTCTGGAAGACGAATCCGACCCTCCCGGCAAAAGAATATGAGTTTCTTGGCCGGGTGTCTTCCCCGAAGACCTTTACACCCCCTTTGTACGGTTTAAGCATGGCTGCAAGGTTCAGAAGCAGGGTCGATTTACCCGAGCCGTTTGTTCCCATGATTGCAACTCTTTCCCCTTTCCGGATTTCCAGATTTATACCCTTAAGCACCATCCTGTTTTTTTCATATCCTGACCACAGGTCCCGGATAGATATTATAGAATCGTTATTTCCGGTTGTGCCGACTATAGACCCATTATTTCCGGCAGAACCGGTTTGCATTCCAGTTTCTTCTTCCGGGTTTGAAAAGGTCCGGGGAGTTTTTGCTTTTTCTTTACAATTTCCGGCGCCCAGCACGGCAAGAGCCTCCCCCGTACTGAGGGGACTGGCCTTTATCCCCAGGGTGTGGCAGAGTTCAACAGGTTCGGGAACCCTCAGCCCCAGCCTGTGAAATACCTCAAGATAATCAAAAGCTTTTGAGGCGGGCTGGTCAAGGATTATTTTTCCCCCGTCCATTATGACAATCCTGTCTGCAAAGGGCGTAAGTTCGTGTATTCTGTGCTCAACCAGCAGGATGGTTATCTTCAGTTTTCTGTTAAGTTCTCTCACGGTATTCAGGACTTCCCGGGTGCCCAGAGGGTCCATCTGGCTTACGGGCTCGTCCATGGCAAGGATTTCAGGCATCATCGCAAGCATGCTTGCAATGCAGATCCTCTGCTTCTGCCCTCCGGAAAGGGCATTCGTGGAAGCCAGCCGGTGTCCTGCCATCCCGACCATCCGAAGGGCTTCTTCTACCTTCTTATCGATCTCTTCTCTTTTCAGGCAGAGGTTTTCGGGCCCGAAGGCTACCTCGTCCTCAACGCTTGTGGAAAAGATCTGGTCATCGGGGTTCTGAAAAACAAGGCCTACAGCTCTTGAAAGTTCCATCTGGTTTGAGTTCCGGGTCTCGATCCCGTTTACCCGGATGCTGCCTGAGAATATCCCACCGGATTCATGGGGAATTATGCCGTTAAGGGTTTTTAGTAATGTGCTTTTCCCGCAGCCCGTAGGGCCTGTCAGGAGGACGAATTCCCCTTCCTTTATTTTCAGGTTTACCCCTTTTAACGTCGGTTCCGTCCTCCCGGGATAAGTGTACCACAGGTCTTTGATCTCTATCATCGTCCTACCTTCCTTCTTTCGCAAAGTACCACTTTATTCCGCCACCTTTTTCAGCCTGTTTCCAAGGCTGATTCCGAACCAGGCCCCTATGAAAGTGTAGAGGAAACCGTCGATCAGGATATTTGCCATAATATACCAGTCGCTGTAAAACAGCCTGTAAAGCACCATCCAGACGCTGAAGGATGCATACCCGCTTGCCATGTCGGCAATTCCGCAGACAATTCCCATCATGAACCTGTTTTCAGGGTTCGGGTTTTTGCCGGTTATCCCGGCAGCATACATCAGGCCTTCCAGCAGTATCGCGCTCAGGGACAGGGTTATGAAAGTAATCGGGGTGAAACTCCCGGTTATAAAGCCTCCGAGCAGGAACCTGACCAGCATAAAAAGGCTTACAACTCCGGGTTTGGGGATCAGGACAACAAGCGAGGCAATGAGCATGTAGAGGAGGACCTCATGGAAGAGCCCTGTAAAGAGAAAGCTGAAAGGCCCGAATATCGCATGGGAAAGCTCCCACAGGATGGTCATGGGCAGGTTTATGGCGGCAAAAGAAACGGTCCCGAAAAGGGCGATAAGCACAAGGTTTCGGGTTTTGAACCTGTCCATTATCTGTTCGGGTCTTGAGAAGAAAAAACCCGTGGCAGTCAGTCCGAGTAAAGTGGAAACAAGAGTAATTATTATGGGCCCCCATTTCCTTGAGATTGCAGTTATCTTCTGGTCTTTTGTTACTGCAACCCAGTCGCTGCCTGTAAGCTTTACCTTAACCCTGAGCAGGTACTCCCCTCCCATCGCATTCTCGGATATATAGAGGGGGAGGCTCACCAGCGAACTCGACCCCGGGGCAAGTGTTAAGGTGGCATAGCAGAAGGTATCCGCATCCATCCCCATAATGGCAGGCTTAAAAGCTTTTACCGGTTCTCCGGTCCTGGCATCGAGGATATCATAGGTGATTACAACAGGAACCGCGCTGTCTCCTTTGTTGCTGAGCTCCACTCCTATGTAGGTTGAAGTGAGTTCCTCCCTATCGATCCTGAGGTCCGTAACCTTGAGCAGTTTTTTGAGTGCAGGAGAAGTTTCCCGGATAACCAGGGTGCTGGCAGGGTGGCTCGGGTCTCCGTACCCGTCTTCATCGGAGGGCACTGTAAGTCCCGATACTTCGATTTCTTCTGCAATTTCCTCTTTCGAAGCAACCTTAAGCCGGGTTTTGCGCACAATGGTATGCTGTTTTCCTCCAACCTCTACAAGCGCGGTTGCAGTTATGTTATAAATTCCGGAAGGGAGATCGGCAGGCACATAAAAATCAACGAGCCTGTACCAGTCATCGTACTCGGTCCGAAGCAAAAAAGAATGGACGGGTGTGTCCTGAAGCACAAAACCTTCTGGAAAGTCAAGTTCCACTGTCACATTCACGTTTCCTTCATAGTAACTCTCAAAAAAGACATATGCGGACAGGTTGCTGCCTCCGACTGCGAGGCCGTTTCCTTCAACACCATGCGGGACCTGAATCAGGAACGTGGTCATGTCTTCAGGTTCAAAGTCCTCCGCCTGTTCCAGGGCTGCTGCAGGCTGGATTGCGAGCTCCAGGACAAGGAGAAAAATAATTATGTTTTTCATTCTGCTGCCTTTTTCTTTATTTGAGAATTTTCCGGATTTCCTGCATCTTCTTCTCCCAGTCCGGGACATCTTCAAAGCTCATTACCTCTACGGCCCCTCCCTGGAACTCTCCTTCTCCTGCCAGCTCTTCCATCCAGCTCTCGATTTCAAGGTAAGAGTTTTTCAGGGCTTCGAGCACCTCCGGATCCGGCTTCCAGAGCCCTCTTGAATGCGCTTCAAGGAGCCTGCGGGACATCTCTTCAAGGGCGTAGGGATTGTTCTCTTCAAAGAACCTGCGCATTTCTTCATCGAGTACGAATGCCTTTGTGATATCATCAAAGATCCAGTCATCCACTTCCTGAGTGGAAGCCTCCCAGCCGTAGACTCTTCCTACTCTCTTTGAAATGTCCTGTGCCCCCTTGTACCCGTGCTGTTTCATGCCTTCGATCCATTTCGGGTTAAGGAGCCTTGTCCTTACAACCCTCCGCAGTTCATCGGCCATGTCCCGGACCTCGACATGCTGCGGTTCTCTTGTGTCTCCGAAATAGACCTTCACGTCCCTGCCCGAAGCCTGCCTGGCAGCAGCAGTGAGTCCTCCGTGGACTCCAAAGTAACAGCAGCAGCCCAGGAGGTCGTACTCGTCACTGACGACTTTGTTGAAGGTAGCATCAACCGTCTTGAGGTTAGAAGCAAGCCGGGCGTGGGCTTCTCTGCCATTAACGTCTTTTCCGTAGGCATACCCGTTCCAGTAAAGGAAGATGTCTGCCAGGTCTTTTTCATCCTTCCAGGCACTCGCATAGACTGCAAGCTGCACTCCTGCGGAATAGGTCCCGGGTTTGCTTGAAAAGATCCTTAAAGTGGCTTCCCTGGAATCCGCACCTTCCTCGAGCATCCCGAGAGAGTGTTTTCGCGGGTAGTTCATGTCCTCGGGTTCGTCAAGCGAAGCCACAGCCTGGATTGCTTCATCTATTACCTCCAGGCAGTTCGGGAAGTTGTCCCTGAGGATTCCGGAAATCCTGATCGTAACATCAATCCTGGGTCTGCCCAGCTCTTTTAAGGGGATTACGGAAAAACCTTTAAGGCGTCCGTTGCCAAACCAGAGGGGTTCGACCCCGAGCAGGCTCATAATCTGGGCCATGCCCTCCCCGTCAGCCCACATGATATCGTTTGCCATCCAGTAAAATGCCACGTTTTCGGGGTAACGGCCTTCGTCCCGGAGGTGTTTGTCGATCAAAACCCCGGAGAGCTGCTGTCCCACTCGCCAGGCGGCTTTTGTAGGGACCCGTTTCGGGTCAAGCGAGTAAAAGTTCCTGCCAGTCGGCAGTACGTCATCCCTTCCGCGCATGATCAGACCCGAAGGGCCGGCAGGGATGTACCCTCCGTCAAAACCATGCAGAAGAGATTCAATTTCCAGGGAGGCATCTATTCTGGATTCAAGGTCCAGAATCCTTTCACAGATTGCGGCAGCGCCATGGGAAATTCCGGGGTTTATACTCTGATCTGTAATATTCTGCTCTTTACTACTCAGCTCTGCAAGACTCTGCCCCGAAAGAACCTCTTTGATTATCGAGACCGGCTCTTTTTCCGGGTTAGCTATGAAGGTCCTGATGAAAGCTTTTGAAAGCGAATCGATTTCCTCAAGTCTCTGCCCGTTTGACTTCCCGTTTGCTGAAATCAGGCTCTGGTCCGAGATCAGTTCATCAAGGTCAAGCCCCAGAAGCTTTGCAATCAGCCTCCGGATAGAAACCCCCTTCCCTTCATTTTCCTGCTCATCATACCTTAAAATCGAGTTTATGAATTCAACTTTTTTCTCGCCTTCGGGGAGCTGCCCGAAGATGTGCATCCCATGATGGATCTGGCTGTTCCTTATCTTTCCGAGGACTTCGTGCGCTTTCCTTATGATTTCCTCAAAAGGGGTCTGGTTATCGGCTTTTATTTCTGAGTCCAGGTTCGATTTCTTAATCTCGTCAAGGATCAGGTGTTTCAGGGCATGTGTCCTTCCCTTATCGTATTTTACCTGCTCGTATTCCCCGAGCAGCCTGTCAAGTTCTTC
This genomic interval carries:
- a CDS encoding phosphate signaling complex PhoU family protein, which codes for MTKDKRKVQFTGNSTYIVSLPIKWVRDIGLEAGDTLTLTPMPNKTLLVSSSAVSKEHSALKATIDYLHSDSAENNLRILISHYLVGYDVIRLTTKKGFSAYDRKFIKDSVRQKLIGLELVEESRNELVFQCLLNYNDLPLNRVIKNMYGLVLSMLEDSMTALRDRNVEIAEDVIQRDDDVDRFYLLAVRQLKASIEDIELSEKIGIRHPRECLGYRLITKSIERVGDHAVRIARNVLKMESGISNDDPIFKMADLSTKVFESSIDSMQQEDLQAINQIVVEAKKVSQFGVSLEQRSGEGSGSIELSMVLESLRRVAEYSADIAEVSINMNIKQL
- a CDS encoding ABC transporter permease, with the protein product MKKTGFYLKAVFYYFERDLVKWLRGRVTVVSSLVMPAAWLVFVGLALPTKFTDNYLEFITPGILVMTILFSSLQGGSLMIFDKILGFLNKFLAMPSPRESMLYGKILFISIRGLLQATVILLIATVLGVRISNPINIVLIYLTLFLFSVFFSALSTMIGLHLSDHDSYAAVNSMISMPLFFTSSALMPYDVMPTWLRTLAKLNPVSYAIDSTRMLFEGGIPVHGLIGLTVGAGIMVLLGTYQFRKAVV
- a CDS encoding ABC transporter ATP-binding protein produces the protein MIEIRELSKSFGNLIAVDKLDLDVGNEIFGLLGPNGAGKSTTVMMLTTLLKPSGGTAKVCGHDIVRESKKVRSKISYVPQDMAVDRKLTGRENVLLYAKLYGIPNRNSKVDEVLEMMALSGRAGDLVKTYSGGMRRRLELAQALVHEPEVLFLDEPTLGLDVNGRKKIWEHIRMLKAEGMTIFMTTHYLEEAEKYCNRVAIIDKGQIAAVGSPENLISSIGENASLNDVFLEKVKTPEEQAGFNSTQFRNLLRRR
- a CDS encoding energy-coupling factor transporter transmembrane component T family protein, coding for MIGARSIAEPTIKDTIIHRMDPRAKILILISTVFVAVTLDNPETMLLLFLIILSGFALARMPAIKLKTLAILLTLLIWGTIYSQALFYSQLPRTVIFTIVSPDVPVLGWLTNGGLFVYAEGLHHGAIQGLRSASILSLGLLMCWTTDSRDMLNGLVGLKVPYSAAFMVVTAVRFLPIIITEVLTVVTVQRLRGFNPKRFGSGIVKTSLNILTPTLSNCVRRTGTLAVSIQSRAFRANPERTYLKKLKFSELDKALVAVCIFAAISIVLIKLLYNMYTGGIYYSADLRPVYALARGYL
- a CDS encoding ABC transporter ATP-binding protein is translated as MIEIKDLWYTYPGRTEPTLKGVNLKIKEGEFVLLTGPTGCGKSTLLKTLNGIIPHESGGIFSGSIRVNGIETRNSNQMELSRAVGLVFQNPDDQIFSTSVEDEVAFGPENLCLKREEIDKKVEEALRMVGMAGHRLASTNALSGGQKQRICIASMLAMMPEILAMDEPVSQMDPLGTREVLNTVRELNRKLKITILLVEHRIHELTPFADRIVIMDGGKIILDQPASKAFDYLEVFHRLGLRVPEPVELCHTLGIKASPLSTGEALAVLGAGNCKEKAKTPRTFSNPEEETGMQTGSAGNNGSIVGTTGNNDSIISIRDLWSGYEKNRMVLKGINLEIRKGERVAIMGTNGSGKSTLLLNLAAMLKPYKGGVKVFGEDTRPRNSYSFAGRVGFVFQNPDLMLFCDSVEEEASFGPVQLKYKDIEERTRTSLEAMSILDLKQDLPQSLSRGQRLRTAVASVLSINPEIILLDEPTTGQDRVNIEHMMNYFKDNCSTLVFCTHDIEIAMLYATRILVMDEGRIIADGKGREVIKNIEILKQASLTQPPGVEIANCLGVDAFSVTELVEVLTRRSSEVKKYEVRKDELENYEGVNSEGMNSEGIKC
- the cobN gene encoding cobaltochelatase subunit CobN produces the protein MKIVSVTWNSYIPNLLEAAEELGIELEAYYSKLLEENPEEAEEVLAACESADAVFIYHLANPFWEEFYEKLESLKTKIPIICVGSEPSSLTLSSVKLEIAATCFSYLIYGGKENFANMLRYILKEVFGTEIEVKLPEKIPWDGLYHPDSGEIFSSLRDYLDWYGPLKDKTVGLLISRTYWVNNDLEIEKALVRDFENRGLSVVPVFAYSLKDEELGSRGMNEVIETYFMENGKTVIDALVKLSPFFIMSSKNKGDESSCAAKGVELLQNLDVPVFQPVISHHVTLEQWQESQGLDSEIGWGVAMPEFEGVIEPILIGAGKKKENYMGRTPIQERCSKLTSRVLKWINLRKKPAARRKIAFILHNRPCTGVEGSVGDAANLDSLESVAGILNRMQEAGYAINPPRDGKELIETILEKKAISEFRWTPINEIVKNGGVLAFVEKAEYEEFFNTLSPNVRQRVIEGWGNPPGEEVSGIPAAMVYENKIVVTGIRYGNAVVCVQPKRGCAGARCDGKVCKILHDPDIPPTHQYLATYRYLEDTFGADVLVHVGTHGNLEFLPGKGVGLSGDCYPDIAIGTIPHLYIYNSDNPPEGTIAKRRSLACLVDHMQTVMTSGGLYGSLEELDRLLGEYEQVKYDKGRTHALKHLILDEIKKSNLDSEIKADNQTPFEEIIRKAHEVLGKIRNSQIHHGMHIFGQLPEGEKKVEFINSILRYDEQENEGKGVSIRRLIAKLLGLDLDELISDQSLISANGKSNGQRLEEIDSLSKAFIRTFIANPEKEPVSIIKEVLSGQSLAELSSKEQNITDQSINPGISHGAAAICERILDLESRIDASLEIESLLHGFDGGYIPAGPSGLIMRGRDDVLPTGRNFYSLDPKRVPTKAAWRVGQQLSGVLIDKHLRDEGRYPENVAFYWMANDIMWADGEGMAQIMSLLGVEPLWFGNGRLKGFSVIPLKELGRPRIDVTIRISGILRDNFPNCLEVIDEAIQAVASLDEPEDMNYPRKHSLGMLEEGADSREATLRIFSSKPGTYSAGVQLAVYASAWKDEKDLADIFLYWNGYAYGKDVNGREAHARLASNLKTVDATFNKVVSDEYDLLGCCCYFGVHGGLTAAARQASGRDVKVYFGDTREPQHVEVRDMADELRRVVRTRLLNPKWIEGMKQHGYKGAQDISKRVGRVYGWEASTQEVDDWIFDDITKAFVLDEEMRRFFEENNPYALEEMSRRLLEAHSRGLWKPDPEVLEALKNSYLEIESWMEELAGEGEFQGGAVEVMSFEDVPDWEKKMQEIRKILK